AGCAGTGCGACGACGGCAATACCGCCAGTCAAGACGGCTGCTCGGCCACCTGCCGGACCGAGAGCGGCTTTCAATGCGCCGGCGAGCCGACCGTCTGCACTCCGATCCTGCCACCGCCGCCGGCGGCCGCCGATTCGGACGGCGACGGCCTGCCCGATTCAGTCGAGGAGGAGATCGGCACCGATCCCCATTCCGCCGACACCGACGGCGATGGACTCAGCGACTTCATCGAGACGGTCGGCGGCACCGCCTTCGAGGACGACGACTTGGACGGCCTGATCAATGCGGTCGACAACGACAGCGACAATGACGGCATCCCCGACAATGAAGAAGTCGAGGGCGACGGCGGCTGCTCTCTGAACCGAGGCGGCGCTTCGGCCGGGTCGGCTTCGGGCTTCACCGCGCTGATGGCGATGCTGGGCTTACTTCTTGGGGTTCGTCAAAGGCGGAGCTAAAGTCGCGGCTTCGGCCGGCCCGCTCGAGGGCAGGCTGCGCCGGGCCCTGACCTTCGGGGTGACCGGCTGAGACAAATCGCGCTCGGACAAGCGAAGGATCCGGGCGATGTCAGGCCGGCGCAGGAAGCTTTCGCGCTGCCCCGGCTCCAGCCCTTGGGAGATTCGGTCAAGGACGGCTTTGGCTTTGCGAAGAAAAGTCTCGGCCGACTTGCTTTCCTTCAAGCGGCGGGCTGCCAGGCTCAAGTGGAACCAGAAAGTCAGCCAATCCTCGACCCGGCCGATCTCGGCCGAATCCTGCGAGAGCAGGTCCAGGTCCTTGGGATCCCATTTCCCCAAAAAAGTTCCGAGCGAAAGCCGGCGAAGCTTGACCGAATGATCCAGCGCCGGAAAATCTTTCAACTCTTCCCATGAGGAGAGCTGATCGAGCAGGGCTTGGGCCTCCTTCAAAAGATAATGTTCCATCAGCGGCGCGCTGATCGAAAGCAGGACCTCCAGCTTGCCGGCGAGGTCGCCTTGGATTTCAAATCCTCGGGCCGCTTCCTCAAAGATCCGAAAAGCCGGGGCCAAGCGCCCCTGAATGACCTCGAGCTTGCCCGAAAGAAGCTGCTGGTACGGCGCCAGGGAAGCGAACTCCTCGCGGGCCGACATGTCCCCGACTTCCTGCAACGCGGCATCGGCCTCCCGCATCATGCCCATGCCGATGTAGACCTGGGCCAAGTGCAGGAGGATCACGTTGCGCTCGAGGCCGGAGCCGAAATCGGGGATCCGAGCCCGAACCTTTTGCAGCTCGTTCAAGGCCTCGGCGTAGCGGCCCTGTTCGACCAGGGCGGCAGCCAAGCTTTGGACCGCACGAAGCCAAGCCGCCGGGTTGGTCTCGCCGTTCAAGCGAGCCAGAGCCTCGCGGTAAGGTTGCTCGGCGGCGGCGAAGCGGCCGAGATGGCATTCGAGGTTGGCGAGCTGGAGATAAGTCGAAGCTTCCTGTCCCGGCTCGGCGGCGAAATCCAAGGCCCGGCGGTAGTAGCGGGCGGCGCCGGCAAAGTTCCCCGCGGCGGCCGAAATTTCGCCGGCCCGCATGTTCCAGCGGAAGGCCTCGGCGCGCAATCCGGCCGGACCGGCATGCTCGGCGAGAAGGCCGGCGAAAGAATCGGAGTCGCCCTGGGCGGCGATGAAATCGTAGAGCCGCCGGTGCAAGTCACGCCGCTCCTCGGCGCCCATCGCCGCCACCTCGGCTTCGGCGGCGGCCGGATCCTTCCACTTCCAGTAGGGCGAATCTTGGCCACTGAGCTCGACCAGCCCGGCCGAAACCAGCTCATCCAGCGCCGGCCGCAGATCTTCGGCCGGGGTTTGAAGGACCTTCGCCAAAAACGGGCCGCTCATCCAACCCGGGTGGGCGGCCAAAGCTTG
The sequence above is a segment of the bacterium genome. Coding sequences within it:
- a CDS encoding tetratricopeptide repeat protein, yielding MAKVLQTPAEDLRPALDELVSAGLVELSGQDSPYWKWKDPAAAEAEVAAMGAEERRDLHRRLYDFIAAQGDSDSFAGLLAEHAGPAGLRAEAFRWNMRAGEISAAAGNFAGAARYYRRALDFAAEPGQEASTYLQLANLECHLGRFAAAEQPYREALARLNGETNPAAWLRAVQSLAAALVEQGRYAEALNELQKVRARIPDFGSGLERNVILLHLAQVYIGMGMMREADAALQEVGDMSAREEFASLAPYQQLLSGKLEVIQGRLAPAFRIFEEAARGFEIQGDLAGKLEVLLSISAPLMEHYLLKEAQALLDQLSSWEELKDFPALDHSVKLRRLSLGTFLGKWDPKDLDLLSQDSAEIGRVEDWLTFWFHLSLAARRLKESKSAETFLRKAKAVLDRISQGLEPGQRESFLRRPDIARILRLSERDLSQPVTPKVRARRSLPSSGPAEAATLAPPLTNPKK